In the Leptolyngbya sp. 'hensonii' genome, one interval contains:
- the cas2 gene encoding CRISPR-associated endonuclease Cas2 yields the protein MLFYIITYDIPCDKRRKKISDLLEGYGQRVQYSVFECVLAPDKYDELRQRLRKKYKEDVDSIRFYPLSRHTLLQVEVWGDPPVTQMPGSTIV from the coding sequence ATGCTTTTCTACATCATCACGTATGACATTCCCTGCGACAAGCGACGGAAGAAGATCTCAGATCTCTTAGAGGGCTATGGGCAACGGGTTCAATACAGCGTGTTTGAATGTGTTCTAGCACCAGACAAATATGATGAATTGCGGCAACGGTTGAGAAAAAAGTATAAAGAGGATGTAGATAGTATCAGGTTCTACCCACTTTCGCGGCATACGCTGCTGCAGGTGGAAGTTTGGGGAGATCCACCGGTGACTCAGATGCCTGGTTCAACGATCGTATAG
- the cas1 gene encoding CRISPR-associated endonuclease Cas1, whose protein sequence is MRTLYVSQQGCYLSLQKELVLIKRGETILDEVQLPLLEQILIFGQSQVTTQVIRACLQRDIPIAYLSRMGYCYGRILPVERGYRHLSRYQQQLLEVDRLVVARTIVQAKLRNSRVILQRQQRRRPSDASTFAIQSLEYLIEQAGQAATLDKLMGMEGAGAASYFSAFGDCLTGDGLVFIARSRRPPGNPVNAMLSFGYQVLWNHLLSLIELQGLDPYQACLHQGSERHAALASDLIEEFRAPVVDSLVLYLANRGIVKADEDFEYHDGGCYLKDMGRKKFLRAFLQRMEEQLQIDEEEQPRWGLLMQQVKAYKQFVYNPAQGYKPYLIR, encoded by the coding sequence ATGCGCACGCTGTACGTTTCTCAGCAGGGCTGTTACCTGTCTCTCCAAAAAGAGCTGGTCTTGATCAAACGCGGAGAGACTATTCTGGATGAAGTCCAACTGCCACTGTTGGAACAAATCCTCATCTTTGGGCAGTCCCAGGTGACGACCCAGGTAATCCGCGCCTGCCTGCAACGGGATATTCCGATCGCCTATCTCTCCCGCATGGGATATTGCTATGGTCGGATTTTGCCCGTTGAACGAGGTTATCGTCATTTGTCTCGCTATCAACAGCAACTGCTTGAAGTCGATCGTCTGGTCGTTGCCCGAACGATCGTGCAGGCAAAGCTCCGCAATAGCAGAGTCATTCTCCAGCGGCAACAACGCCGCCGCCCTTCAGATGCCAGTACCTTTGCCATCCAGAGCCTGGAATATCTGATTGAACAAGCGGGGCAGGCCGCCACACTGGACAAGCTCATGGGGATGGAAGGCGCAGGTGCTGCCAGTTATTTCAGTGCCTTTGGGGACTGTTTAACCGGGGACGGGTTGGTGTTTATTGCCCGATCGCGCCGCCCTCCTGGTAATCCTGTGAACGCGATGCTCAGTTTCGGCTATCAGGTTCTCTGGAATCATTTACTCTCCCTGATCGAGTTACAGGGGCTTGATCCTTACCAAGCTTGTTTACATCAAGGGAGTGAACGCCATGCGGCTCTCGCTTCTGATTTGATTGAGGAGTTTCGAGCCCCTGTGGTTGATTCTCTGGTGTTATATCTGGCTAATCGAGGTATCGTCAAAGCTGACGAGGATTTTGAATACCATGATGGGGGGTGTTACCTCAAGGATATGGGGCGGAAGAAATTTTTGCGGGCTTTTCTGCAGCGGATGGAAGAGCAATTACAAATTGATGAGGAGGAGCAACCCCGCTGGGGGCTGTTGATGCAACAAGTTAAAGCTTATAAGCAGTTTGTTTATAATCCTGCTCAGGGATACAAGCCTTATCTGATCCGCTAA
- the csx18 gene encoding CRISPR-associated protein Csx18, translating to MYISSRAAVVRNFSIAAVNGAITLVILLIAPLGLAAVIINTLLVTVATYATATVADRIIRFLAPSAPSPDLMAESQRSQLRQPDPRDLDRR from the coding sequence ATGTATATCTCATCCCGTGCGGCAGTTGTCCGCAATTTCTCCATTGCTGCGGTCAATGGGGCGATCACCCTGGTGATTCTGCTCATTGCCCCTCTAGGACTGGCAGCCGTCATCATTAACACCTTGCTGGTCACCGTGGCCACCTATGCCACCGCCACTGTCGCAGATCGCATCATTAGATTTTTGGCCCCCAGTGCTCCATCGCCAGATCTGATGGCAGAATCCCAGCGATCGCAACTCCGCCAGCCCGATCCGAGAGATCTGGATCGGCGTTAA
- a CDS encoding AAA family ATPase: MLRQYQLTNFKAFGDTDPLPIRPITLIYGPNSSGKSSILQSLLLLKQTLEEAESTDVRLLPKGKLTNLGNYREFVHRHDVNQPFGIKVVFKVGDSPNLGLRITFAYDQQKNIPIFSAVDLFQDREDIPIVTYREETAGNNVVLTVDTVHSEHPFWQNWWKNGQPKLLDLFRHQTNDAIKAWQQLKSITANQKKKISDALAKQIAPLKQELEQIEPDQRSQSPLADCIDEMEYLIDLDQRLKTYTLAQAIEDFLKVTSYSFMGYRNFLPDNPGEWQKEFFSFEEFFPLEIIHLFKLHQRLGTFEALSNLTIEAANLLRVFLGEIIYIAPLRDYPERLYIFSGNTSEQVGKTGKGISDLLFKRPDLLERVNQRLKDFDLKYELKVEKFTSQDTAQLSDIFALRLVDQFTDVNVSMLDVGFGISQVLPIIIQSMASSGKIIMIEQPEIHIHPRLQTELGSLLAECIKEPFYNDFIIETHSEHLMLRLQKLIRKGELDVEDVSVIYVDRTADGAKCKLLRLDEEGYFIDEWPNGFFEEGYKERFS, encoded by the coding sequence ATGCTACGGCAATACCAGTTAACCAACTTCAAAGCTTTTGGGGATACCGATCCGCTGCCCATTCGTCCGATCACATTGATTTACGGACCCAACTCTTCTGGCAAAAGCTCAATTTTGCAATCATTGCTGTTGTTGAAACAGACCTTGGAAGAAGCAGAAAGTACGGATGTGCGCTTACTACCTAAAGGCAAGCTCACCAATCTGGGAAATTATCGGGAGTTCGTCCATCGCCATGACGTGAACCAACCCTTCGGCATTAAAGTGGTGTTCAAAGTCGGGGATTCGCCAAACTTGGGCTTAAGGATTACTTTTGCCTATGATCAGCAAAAAAACATACCAATCTTCTCTGCTGTTGACCTGTTTCAAGACCGTGAAGATATTCCCATTGTTACTTATCGAGAAGAAACAGCTGGTAACAACGTGGTGTTGACTGTTGATACCGTTCATTCTGAACATCCCTTTTGGCAAAACTGGTGGAAGAATGGTCAACCGAAGTTACTTGACCTATTTCGTCATCAAACCAATGATGCGATCAAGGCTTGGCAGCAGCTTAAATCCATTACAGCTAACCAGAAGAAAAAGATTTCAGATGCTTTAGCCAAACAAATTGCTCCTTTGAAGCAAGAACTGGAACAGATTGAACCAGATCAGCGATCGCAATCTCCTCTGGCTGACTGTATTGACGAAATGGAGTATTTAATCGACCTGGATCAACGCTTGAAAACATATACCCTGGCTCAGGCGATCGAAGATTTTCTCAAAGTCACTTCCTATTCCTTTATGGGGTATCGTAACTTTCTGCCAGACAATCCAGGTGAATGGCAGAAAGAATTTTTCTCATTTGAAGAATTTTTTCCATTAGAAATTATCCATTTATTTAAACTCCATCAACGACTAGGCACCTTTGAAGCCTTAAGTAACTTAACTATAGAAGCAGCAAACCTGCTGAGAGTTTTTTTAGGAGAGATCATCTACATCGCTCCTCTAAGAGACTATCCTGAACGGCTCTATATTTTTAGCGGCAACACCAGTGAACAAGTGGGTAAAACGGGAAAGGGCATTTCTGACTTGTTATTCAAACGTCCTGATCTTTTAGAGCGAGTAAATCAGCGATTGAAGGATTTTGACTTGAAATATGAACTCAAAGTCGAAAAATTTACCAGCCAAGACACAGCCCAACTCAGTGACATTTTTGCTCTACGTTTGGTTGATCAATTCACCGATGTTAATGTCAGCATGCTGGATGTGGGCTTTGGGATTAGTCAAGTTCTCCCCATTATTATCCAGAGTATGGCTTCCTCAGGCAAAATCATCATGATTGAACAACCAGAGATCCATATTCATCCGCGCTTACAAACTGAATTGGGATCTTTACTGGCGGAGTGCATCAAGGAGCCTTTCTACAATGATTTTATCATTGAAACTCATAGCGAACATCTTATGCTCAGGCTACAAAAACTTATTCGCAAAGGAGAGCTAGATGTAGAAGATGTCTCTGTGATTTACGTCGATCGCACAGCCGATGGAGCAAAATGCAAGCTCTTAAGGCTCGATGAAGAAGGCTATTTTATTGACGAATGGCCTAATGGTTTCTTTGAGGAAGGCTACAAGGAGAGGTTTAGTTGA
- a CDS encoding RAMP superfamily CRISPR-associated protein, with protein sequence MVFERPSRPGQSRPNPTARPNATERPTQRTAADTGKTKKVLPDVKGGGGNRGGNRGGGNGGNGNNPLPETSPWLNPAQPPEEIHPSASFVEYLRWMRSLTDNKTQDANTKVQLLQLAEEGANYRERLTTLTERTKQIAGKGNYFQVKSAWRIRVGGHRGPESILLPAFDALGMPYIPSSTLRGVARAQAIRDLAAKGHSWEDAEKDVSRKYFGDLDSKESKEKAGKIIFLDAYPLPVASGQAGGLTIDMANNIWGWKEDVLDYSPNPNSFFSLKEATFLIGIRRASQCKPEEFEQIRSQVEQWLTNGLQAGIGSQVNTGYGSLVRAGQAASKGFFSVDFILEGQLIHGRQRFTQWNWNDRRNEWQMRGQPDAEVRSVAFKSMLRYWFRAFALGVLPVGTERSLEPYLKAIREGKSVSPPSEVKALEAILFGSITPQTRGWVTVRIIDGKVVQPEARSNFQGKNDPCGEQSGTLVLDCSSEAPTAKKQQDAIKALFKHLLWMMFHLGGIGQGARRPCYSRQNRENGRAPWWRGSTLSPDSEDKFWELPDTVQGFQKLFHQHLQDFYQALSQLTNQSLNPNQPRALGEVRRDKWTEAVDANCRIVVCTGKSNFSKPYALAVLHSEELKKNGNYDPDLCGAVLGAKVKPSPVWIADLGDYQVVTVFGATQNPRQQYLRELQSQTSRQNHAQIWGLT encoded by the coding sequence ATGGTGTTTGAACGTCCGAGTCGTCCTGGTCAATCACGCCCAAACCCAACGGCACGTCCTAATGCAACCGAGCGACCTACTCAAAGGACAGCAGCAGACACAGGCAAGACCAAGAAAGTACTTCCCGATGTTAAAGGGGGCGGTGGGAACCGTGGCGGCAATCGTGGGGGTGGCAATGGCGGCAATGGTAATAACCCACTACCAGAAACCTCTCCTTGGCTGAATCCAGCCCAACCACCGGAAGAGATTCATCCCTCGGCTAGTTTTGTGGAATATTTGCGGTGGATGAGATCGCTCACTGACAACAAAACCCAGGATGCCAATACTAAGGTGCAACTGCTGCAACTGGCAGAGGAGGGAGCTAACTACCGAGAGCGTTTGACTACATTGACTGAACGCACTAAGCAAATTGCGGGTAAAGGCAACTATTTTCAAGTGAAATCGGCTTGGCGGATTCGTGTCGGTGGACACCGTGGACCAGAGAGTATTCTTCTGCCTGCCTTTGATGCCCTAGGAATGCCTTATATCCCTTCTAGTACCCTGCGTGGTGTGGCTCGTGCTCAAGCAATTCGAGACTTGGCGGCAAAAGGGCATTCATGGGAAGACGCAGAAAAAGACGTGTCTCGCAAATATTTTGGCGATCTGGATAGCAAAGAAAGTAAAGAAAAAGCAGGCAAAATCATTTTTCTCGATGCCTACCCCCTACCTGTCGCATCGGGGCAAGCAGGAGGTTTAACCATCGACATGGCAAACAATATTTGGGGATGGAAAGAAGATGTGCTGGACTATTCCCCCAATCCCAATTCCTTTTTCTCACTCAAAGAGGCGACGTTTTTGATTGGGATTCGGCGGGCTAGTCAATGCAAACCAGAAGAGTTTGAGCAAATTCGTAGCCAGGTGGAGCAATGGTTAACCAATGGCTTGCAAGCGGGAATTGGCTCCCAGGTGAACACAGGCTACGGCAGTCTGGTGCGGGCAGGGCAAGCCGCCAGTAAAGGCTTTTTCTCCGTAGACTTTATCCTGGAAGGACAACTGATTCATGGACGGCAACGGTTTACCCAATGGAACTGGAACGATCGCCGCAATGAATGGCAAATGCGGGGACAACCCGATGCCGAGGTGCGATCGGTTGCCTTCAAGTCCATGCTGCGGTACTGGTTCCGAGCCTTTGCATTAGGTGTGTTGCCTGTGGGCACTGAGCGATCGCTAGAACCCTATCTGAAAGCCATTCGTGAAGGCAAATCTGTATCACCTCCATCTGAGGTCAAAGCCTTAGAAGCGATTCTCTTTGGTTCGATTACACCTCAAACCAGAGGGTGGGTGACCGTCAGAATCATCGATGGCAAGGTGGTACAGCCGGAAGCCCGCTCTAACTTTCAAGGCAAGAACGACCCTTGTGGTGAGCAATCTGGCACCTTGGTGTTGGACTGTTCTTCAGAAGCCCCAACCGCGAAAAAACAACAAGATGCGATCAAGGCGTTATTCAAACATCTGCTCTGGATGATGTTCCATTTGGGTGGTATTGGTCAGGGAGCCAGACGGCCCTGCTACTCCCGACAAAACCGCGAAAATGGTCGCGCCCCTTGGTGGCGTGGCTCAACTCTCAGCCCTGATAGTGAGGATAAGTTTTGGGAGTTGCCAGATACGGTTCAGGGTTTCCAAAAACTCTTTCACCAACATTTGCAGGATTTTTATCAGGCATTAAGCCAACTGACCAATCAGTCTCTCAACCCCAATCAACCCCGTGCCTTGGGCGAGGTTCGGCGCGATAAATGGACAGAAGCCGTTGATGCCAACTGTCGGATTGTCGTCTGCACAGGCAAGAGCAACTTTAGCAAGCCCTATGCCTTAGCCGTTCTCCACAGTGAAGAACTGAAGAAAAATGGCAACTACGATCCAGATCTCTGTGGTGCGGTTTTGGGTGCTAAGGTGAAACCCTCACCGGTTTGGATTGCCGATTTGGGGGATTATCAGGTCGTAACAGTATTTGGAGCCACTCAAAATCCTCGTCAGCAATACCTCCGGGAACTTCAGTCCCAAACCAGTCGCCAAAACCATGCTCAAATCTGGGGGCTGACCTAA
- the cmr4 gene encoding type III-B CRISPR module RAMP protein Cmr4, translating to MLGNLVYLYLLSPLHTGGTTQEGNLLGIARESHTNLPYIPSSTIRGKLRSLTPEVERNRLWGNTIDDVTGSSSDTNLTQGSLWIGDASILWLPVPSLSHGVVWVSSPMLLQRWARLNGRTEKAPEPYSNNFAQGKPVYLKDAILKSASLKPKSDLKTWIPQSEIGSIDHALILPDQHCTTLIQMSLWRQVKVKLDEHKTVNGGFRYEEAIPPDTLMYFPWGVTSQATGQAQDLQKKFNQILTDNAVMQIGGQESLGRGFVQQWSSEAGVKQEATV from the coding sequence ATGCTCGGTAATCTTGTTTATCTTTATCTCCTCTCGCCTTTGCATACAGGAGGTACGACCCAGGAAGGCAACCTTTTGGGGATTGCGCGTGAGTCCCATACTAATTTGCCCTATATTCCCTCAAGCACAATCCGGGGTAAGTTGAGATCGCTGACTCCAGAAGTAGAACGGAATAGGCTGTGGGGCAATACGATTGATGATGTAACGGGGAGTAGCAGCGATACAAACCTGACTCAAGGCAGTCTTTGGATTGGCGATGCATCGATTCTTTGGTTGCCTGTGCCATCCCTCAGTCATGGTGTGGTGTGGGTAAGTTCTCCCATGTTGCTGCAACGTTGGGCAAGATTGAACGGCAGAACTGAAAAAGCCCCTGAACCCTACAGCAATAACTTTGCTCAGGGTAAGCCTGTTTATCTTAAGGATGCGATTCTTAAGTCTGCAAGCTTAAAACCCAAAAGTGATCTAAAGACATGGATTCCTCAATCAGAAATAGGGAGTATTGATCACGCCTTAATTTTGCCTGATCAGCACTGCACCACGCTGATTCAGATGAGTTTGTGGCGGCAAGTGAAGGTTAAGTTGGATGAGCATAAAACGGTGAATGGCGGTTTCCGGTACGAAGAAGCAATTCCACCGGATACGCTGATGTATTTCCCTTGGGGTGTGACATCGCAGGCAACTGGACAGGCTCAAGACTTACAAAAGAAGTTTAATCAGATCTTGACTGACAATGCAGTTATGCAAATTGGCGGACAAGAGAGCCTGGGGCGTGGTTTTGTGCAGCAGTGGTCTAGTGAGGCAGGCGTTAAACAGGAGGCAACCGTATGA
- a CDS encoding PIN domain-containing protein, with the protein MIFVDTGAWFASVVPSDADYQIASIWLNQNTQPLITTDYVIDETLTLLRMRRENQRAMALGDSFFSGALATVHYLTEAEVQQSWQVFRQFSDKDWSFTDCTSKVVMEKLKVAQAFAFDQHFRQFGSVTVLP; encoded by the coding sequence ATGATTTTTGTTGACACGGGTGCTTGGTTTGCGAGTGTCGTTCCCTCAGATGCCGATTATCAGATTGCATCTATCTGGCTGAACCAGAATACACAACCGCTAATCACGACAGATTATGTCATCGATGAAACGCTAACACTGTTGAGAATGCGACGAGAAAACCAACGGGCGATGGCTCTGGGAGATAGCTTTTTTTCTGGTGCGCTGGCTACCGTTCATTACCTAACTGAGGCAGAGGTTCAACAGTCATGGCAAGTGTTTCGTCAGTTTTCTGATAAAGACTGGAGCTTTACCGATTGTACCAGCAAGGTGGTGATGGAAAAACTCAAGGTAGCTCAGGCATTCGCCTTTGATCAACATTTCCGTCAATTTGGTTCTGTAACCGTTTTGCCATAG
- a CDS encoding antitoxin family protein, with protein sequence MNLTVEAIYEDGVLKPIQEIALPEGTHVSVVITPTETDSTAKTPAEILAAIAALPLESDNQVFSNRDHDSLLYSTGDKP encoded by the coding sequence ATGAACTTAACAGTTGAAGCAATTTATGAAGACGGGGTATTGAAACCGATTCAGGAGATCGCTCTTCCAGAAGGTACCCACGTTTCGGTTGTGATTACCCCGACTGAAACGGACTCAACAGCTAAAACCCCCGCTGAAATCCTGGCAGCGATCGCGGCACTACCCCTAGAATCCGACAACCAAGTTTTTTCTAACCGCGATCATGACTCCTTGTTGTATTCCACTGGAGACAAACCATGA
- the tnpA gene encoding IS200/IS605 family transposase, which yields MRENYTQLYIHCVWSTCDRLPIITPAIQTAIYAEIIRQCTQLKGTAIAVGGVVDHAHLLVGIPPTLCVSDLMKAVKGSSSHLVTHIIQPGEFFKWQGSYGAFSVSHEHLDLVANYIRNQPGHHKQHTLTPQWELPTLPVSSQPIFAGEQ from the coding sequence ATGAGAGAAAACTACACTCAACTTTATATCCATTGCGTTTGGTCTACCTGCGATCGGCTACCCATTATTACTCCTGCGATCCAGACTGCTATTTATGCGGAGATTATTCGTCAATGTACTCAACTGAAAGGCACTGCGATCGCTGTAGGGGGTGTTGTCGATCATGCCCATTTGCTAGTAGGTATTCCTCCCACTCTTTGTGTTTCGGACTTGATGAAAGCCGTCAAAGGCAGTTCGTCCCACCTTGTGACGCATATCATCCAACCCGGAGAATTCTTTAAATGGCAAGGTAGCTATGGTGCCTTTAGCGTTAGTCATGAACACCTCGATCTCGTGGCTAACTATATCCGCAACCAACCCGGTCACCATAAGCAACACACCCTAACCCCTCAATGGGAACTTCCCACACTGCCAGTTTCTAGCCAGCCTATTTTTGCAGGTGAACAATAG
- a CDS encoding type III-B CRISPR module-associated Cmr3 family protein yields the protein MIATAAEPQIAGIKPQPLYWYTITPLDVLMFRDAKPFTPGERAWAGSTFPPNGHAIAGALRGLLGSNATLHIKGPFFCRDDQTLYFPRPLSFVKKTPLLPLAWATDHPLQGQLEWDRTQPCPLVKPPGSHTDDEDDERDSDTPCPGSSEVKYRQYLPYDVVFKYIKTGIIDAEAWKLPEGEDEKPWTIESRPHNAIEPGSRQVKDADGYFVENAVRMHKGWSLAIGLDEDDSTHQAFQKQANGRALIMRLGGEGHRVVLERCKTLDQAWKDLAEESQKNFDNNIKNQKRSLAYLVTPGVFERETKGRATCRAWPWEWKLAHLVNTNQQPGSLVSVATDKPVPISCRIRDRDDDTKSIPAPQVFAAPPGSIYYLNSPPKIRGDYPLFQDDPPLSKTGKTHKARIWRHLGYSELLWLPFTEEPGDFNRG from the coding sequence ATGATAGCAACGGCTGCAGAACCTCAAATTGCAGGTATTAAACCTCAACCTTTATACTGGTACACAATTACTCCCCTGGATGTATTAATGTTTCGGGATGCCAAGCCCTTTACCCCAGGAGAACGGGCCTGGGCTGGCAGTACCTTTCCCCCCAATGGGCACGCGATCGCGGGTGCCTTGCGAGGCTTGTTAGGCAGTAACGCAACCCTTCACATAAAAGGACCTTTCTTTTGTCGAGATGACCAAACCCTTTATTTTCCGCGTCCGTTGAGCTTTGTAAAAAAGACACCACTCCTACCGTTAGCATGGGCAACGGATCACCCTCTGCAAGGGCAACTAGAGTGGGATAGAACCCAACCTTGTCCACTAGTAAAGCCACCCGGAAGTCATACCGATGATGAGGACGATGAGCGTGATTCGGATACACCCTGTCCTGGCAGTTCAGAAGTCAAGTATCGGCAATATCTCCCCTATGATGTGGTTTTCAAATACATCAAAACAGGCATCATAGACGCAGAAGCCTGGAAATTGCCAGAAGGAGAGGATGAGAAGCCCTGGACGATCGAATCACGCCCTCATAATGCGATCGAACCGGGGAGTCGTCAGGTGAAGGATGCGGATGGTTATTTTGTGGAAAATGCAGTGCGGATGCATAAGGGCTGGAGTTTAGCGATCGGGCTAGATGAAGATGACTCAACCCATCAAGCTTTTCAAAAACAAGCAAACGGACGTGCTCTGATCATGCGATTGGGGGGTGAAGGGCATCGGGTAGTACTAGAACGGTGTAAAACCCTGGATCAGGCATGGAAAGACCTTGCTGAGGAGTCCCAGAAAAACTTTGACAATAACATTAAGAATCAAAAGCGATCTCTGGCGTACCTCGTGACCCCTGGTGTTTTTGAACGGGAAACTAAGGGCAGAGCTACCTGTCGAGCATGGCCCTGGGAATGGAAACTTGCCCATCTGGTGAATACTAATCAGCAACCTGGTTCATTAGTCAGTGTTGCAACTGATAAGCCAGTACCTATTAGTTGTCGTATTCGAGACAGGGATGATGATACAAAAAGTATCCCCGCACCTCAAGTCTTTGCGGCTCCTCCTGGGAGTATTTATTACTTAAATTCTCCGCCTAAAATTCGCGGTGATTATCCCTTGTTTCAGGATGATCCCCCACTTAGCAAAACGGGAAAAACCCATAAAGCTCGAATTTGGCGGCACCTGGGTTACTCCGAACTGCTTTGGCTTCCGTTTACTGAGGAACCAGGCGATTTCAATCGCGGCTAA